Genomic DNA from Setaria italica strain Yugu1 chromosome V, Setaria_italica_v2.0, whole genome shotgun sequence:
GGACGAGATGGTTCAGATGCTTCAGATCGCAATGGCGTGCGTGGCCGCTGTCCCCGACCAGCGGCCCAAGATGGAGGAGGTGATAAGGAGGATCACGGAGATCCGGAACTCCTACTCTTCGGGGACAAGGACGCCCTTGGAGGACAAGCCGGAGACTGCCCAAGCACCATGAGGGGTACAGCATAGTTTAGCCAGAGACGGTAACTAGGTTGCATAGTGAGTTGCTTATAGAGCTTCAGCAAAGTTGATAGCGTCCTGCGTAGCGCAGTTTCTGTTCGATCCCCGGTTGTTTCCAGTAAATCTGttgtgcattttttttccttattctGATTGATAATCCGTGCCATTGTATCGTTCAGTTAAATCAGTAGCTCTTCTGATTTTCATAGGATAATGTTGCTCTGTAATTTGACATAATATCTGCAGCGTGATTAATGAATTGAATTTCCCTTCTATATTTCTGCCACTCCTTGTGCTCGGATTTTGCGGTGCTTCCTTAATGAATTGAAGTTGGAAAGATGGAACCAAACGAAAGTCTTGCTTTATCTGGTAGCTGATGTCTGGTGGTAAGTAGCAACCGCTTGCTGGATCTGGATGTACCGTCCTTAGCTAGCGCTTGCTGGCTGTAGTAGTATGTTAGAGAGCTTCCGACCACTTGCAGGCTGTATGCATGACCGATGCTCTTGCTCGTCCCGCCCGTGAGGCAAACGAGAAAAAAACAGTTTTACTggcgaaaaaaaaaactaattttaTTCAGCTTCTATTTTCTTACCTCAGTTTGTGAAATGGTTTCACGCTGTAGTGCTTCGGTTTGTATAAATAGATGAAGTTGGAGGCGGTACCAGTCCTCCAAACGGGCCCTTACACGATTCCGCTATCGATGTATAAGCAAACATGATATGTgtatgctatttttttttcaaaaattgacATTCTAACACATGAGAAATTGGCAGCTCCCGAAAAAGCAAGACCCATAATTCAGATGGTATTGAGGGGAAACAGCGGGTGCAAATGTTCACGAGGGAAGTGGAAGCGAGGGCAAATGATAACCAGCAATTCAACATGACAAAAATGGGGGGACTTGACTTACAAATTAATaaatttataaaataaaaatacaatTCAACATCGGCCTattagctcagttggttagagcGTCGTGCTAATAACGCGAAGGTCGCAGGTTCGAGACCTGCATGGGCCacacatcctttttttttccttttttttgggggaaatttctGCCAAATTAATTCTTATTAGCATGGGCCacacatcctttttttttccttttttttgggggaaatttctGCCAAATTAATTCTTATTAGCTCCTGGCGCGAGGTTCCGTGCAATCAAAAGATAAGCGGCGTCCAGGTATTCAGACATGAGCTCTCTGTCGTCCAGCGCAGACCAACCTAATGATTTGCTTGGAGGATGTTTCGTGTTTGAAAAAGTTCCCACGTCCAGCGCAGAGAAAGGGTCGATACCTTGGTGGCCCGTACACCATGACACGGTCTCAACTCCAACGACAGCGACGCTGATTTACTCGGGCAGCCATACGATCCCGGTCCTGGCGTTGACGTCGATCGCTACTGATTACTGAACAAACGGGGATTTTGGCAAGTACTCCGTACTTGCTACTAGCGCGTGCGAGGGCTGTCACGGAATTTTCAGTCCCGCCCGTGTCACCTCTCACACGGCTCCTTGCTTCTCGGTTCCAATGGCTTCTTTAGTTTTGACCACGGGTCCTGCTCGGCCGTTTCACTTTCTCATTCTGCTCCTTTCTCAGTTTCCGGGGAGAGCATCGAACCTCTGATATTTCACCACAGCACACCTCGTCAACTGCATTCTCGCTGGGGACGAGATTGGATGTTTGCGTCGATAGAGCAAGGAACCCGGCCTCGGTTCCCCTTTCCTCAAGTCTTCGACAGTGAACTGATGCGATAGCACTAGCAGCTAGCATGACTGTACGAGGAAACGCCGGTGACAGTGAGAGATCAGGGTGTTCAGAAGAACACGTGGCTGCTTGTGTACTCCGTAGTTACTAGTAACAATCGAGACAAAAGAATTGAgcaaacaacacttgaaaccaTCCTTTTTTAATCCATGTCGTTGGCAAAACTGCTCAAGTAATTTTCCCATTCTTGTATGTAACAGCCATTGGAAGAGAGGGTAGGGGGTTGTGTGGTGTGAACTAAACCCGTGAACCGTGTGTTGCCGTGAGGGAATGCGTTCATTCTGCGCGAGGGGACCGggtctccgcctcctcccgcctcGCTTTCAACACCCGTGCGCGTCGCACTGGCACCTACCTTCTCGTTCGGCTCGCGTCAACGGCGGTTTGGAGGCAGCAATCTCTCCATAACAGCCTgcctctctgtttttttctctCATCGAAGCAAATCTTCTCGTCGTGGCGCACAGCTTCTTCTCGACCCAGTCTCAGCTGCTGCTTTTCCTAGCTGTTTAAAGCGACGACGATTCTTCCTCGTCCAGCTTCCTTCGGCCTCACGTCTCGCGAGGTGGATCTTCCGTCCGTGCCTGGGTTTCTTGGAACAGACGACAGAGCAGTTCGTAATCTTGGCATGTGCCCCCCTCTTGAGATCAGTGGATGAACTGCTGAAGAAGAATTTGGGAGAATTAAAGGATTTGGCGTCTAGGTGAGCCTCTCGATCGGTTCTTCTGCTACGGCGTGTCGCCgtgacgcgacgcgacgcgctTCTAGTCGGTGCCGGCTTACGAAACCCCCCTGCCCTGTTCTTGCAGGTAAGAaccgcgccgcggccggcgccgtcgtcatGCAGGCCGAGGAGGTGAAGTCTCGGTTCGGGCGGTGCCCGTACTGCCGCGCCATGATCTACCAGGACCTCACCGCCATCATCTTCTACTGCAGCAAGTGCCGCACGCCAATCCGAGGTAGTACAAAGCACAGCTCCGCCGCTCGATTCGAGTTCCGGCACACGACGCTGTTCCTTCGTGTTCCGGCAAATACTCGTCCCCGGCGCGATCGATTGAtcggttcttcttcttctcccgcaTTGGCGCAGGCAAGAACCCGCGGCCGACCGATGAGACCGAGTACGCGCTCGCGCAGCTCGAGATCCTCTCCGCCGACACCGCGTCGGTCTTCTCCGACGACGTCGAGCCGTCGAATCCGAGGTCGGCCTGggccgtcgacgacgacgacgacgggcggcCGTCGCTGGCGAGCAGGTCAACTACCGGTAGAAGCTCCGTGCCGACAAGGCAGGACACGGGagccgcgtcgtcgtcctctgcCTACAGAGGGTTTGGGTCGGTCAGAGATGGTGCGAGAAGCGGCCCTCTCAGCTCCAGCATGAACCGGGACGACCGAACGGAGGCTGCGCGACGCGGATCGCCGCTGCACGGCCGCGTAACCGAGCTCCGGCCGTCGTCGCGGAGAACCAGGCGGTCGAGCAGCGGCGATGTGGACGTGCGCAGCGACGGAGGATCCGGCACCGACTCGGAGTCCGACGTGCCGGCGATGCCTTACCGGCGACGGGCATCGCCGCTAAGCTCCCAAGAACTCGAGGTGGCGTCGGTCCTGTCTGGACTCGAGCCGACGGTCAATCTTGAAAAATCACCGCTGAGCGACCCGGCGTTCCAGAAGGACCTCCTCCATGCGCTCGACAACCTCCGGAAGCtcatcgccgccgtcgaccaCCCGCGCAGCATCGAGGGGCATTGGCAAGGCATGATGCCTCGGCTGAGCGCGTCCtgccacgacggcggcggcggcaagcgcaCGATAACGAGGCGCAGCTCCCGTCTCATGCGCCGCCTGGAGTCGCAGCTCACGCGGGCGCTGCCCGGCGAGCGCCCGCGCCGGGAcgccagcgcctcctcctcgtcgtcggcgtcgtcggtTTCGAGCAGTCGGCGCGGCGGGCCCAGGGCTCGGGCGCACCACTGCCGACCGCTGCTGGGCGGCACGCCGTTCGTGGTCTGCGACGAGTGCAAGGAGATACTGCAGCTGCCGGCCGCCCTGCCCGTCGGCAGAGCCTCCAGGCTGAAGTGCGGTGGCTGCGGCGAAGCGTTCGAGCTGACGCTGCCGGCGAGCGGCTCGACGGACCACCCGAAGAAGATCTTCTCCGCGCCGCAGCctgccgtcggcggcggggaggacaCCGAGTACGCGCGCGCGTGGAGCAACCTGAGTGGCGAGCAGCCAGGGCAGGTGGGGCCGCTTCACCGCGTGCTCGGGTACAGCTCCGTCAGCTCGGTTCTACGGAGCCAGCGGTACGGCGAGCACAGCTGAATCTTTCTGCTCCATGAACATTTTTGGGGTCCCTTCTTACGGCGCGGGGAAGATTTCAGCGGCTTTGTGATCTGTGAGAATTCATGAAGAATTCTTCATCCAATTACTGTTTTATTTCATTAAATTGGGTGTAAATTACAACGAGTCTGATtaatttgggggggggggggggtttcgTGAAGAgatgcaaagtttttttttcattctttgtATATTCTTTTAGTGAATTAGAAAGAAATTCGTAATGGAATTGTATTGGTCCATAATGTAAAGAGGGGATTCTTCTTATGTTAGTCTATGCTACCTACTCGATCAGATTTGTT
This window encodes:
- the LOC101767347 gene encoding uncharacterized protein LOC101767347, whose translation is MQAEEVKSRFGRCPYCRAMIYQDLTAIIFYCSKCRTPIRGKNPRPTDETEYALAQLEILSADTASVFSDDVEPSNPRSAWAVDDDDDGRPSLASRSTTGRSSVPTRQDTGAASSSSAYRGFGSVRDGARSGPLSSSMNRDDRTEAARRGSPLHGRVTELRPSSRRTRRSSSGDVDVRSDGGSGTDSESDVPAMPYRRRASPLSSQELEVASVLSGLEPTVNLEKSPLSDPAFQKDLLHALDNLRKLIAAVDHPRSIEGHWQGMMPRLSASCHDGGGGKRTITRRSSRLMRRLESQLTRALPGERPRRDASASSSSSASSVSSSRRGGPRARAHHCRPLLGGTPFVVCDECKEILQLPAALPVGRASRLKCGGCGEAFELTLPASGSTDHPKKIFSAPQPAVGGGEDTEYARAWSNLSGEQPGQVGPLHRVLGYSSVSSVLRSQRYGEHS